A stretch of Ischnura elegans chromosome 4, ioIscEleg1.1, whole genome shotgun sequence DNA encodes these proteins:
- the LOC124157064 gene encoding uncharacterized protein LOC124157064 — translation MEELQRQLTLLKQENEELRQKTQLATHANAGELEEHQTTRTLGVHRVTPKLPPFWPDNPIVWFAQVEAQFALSGITQDATQYGYVASHLDARWAAEVQDILTNPPSEGRYLRLKEELIRRLSLSEEKRVRQLLIEEELGERTPSQFLRHLRNLAGTTQVQDNLLRTLWLQRLPAAVQAILQVQLNLPLDEVAKLADRIIEVSSPSAPAGICAATSTPTNDPIASLTKQLQNLSQQFAALQLSSRCNHRRSRSRGRYYTADHSRSPAPRSSSSSSAVRVCWYHQKFGKKARRCTTPCSYEAENTNGSC, via the coding sequence ATGGAGGAGCTTCAACGGCAGCTTACTCTACTCAAGCAAGAAAACGAAGAGCTGCGGCAGAAAACTCAACTTGCGACTCACGCCAACGCAGGAGAGCTCGAAGAACACCAGACTACGCGCACGCTAGGCGTTCACCGCGTGACACCGAAGCTTCCACCCTTCTGGCCTGACAATCCTATCGTCTGGTTTGCCCAAGTGGAAGCTCAATTCGCTCTGTCGGGCATCACTCAAGACGCTACTCAATACGGGTATGTAGCATCTCATCTTGACGCCAGATGGGCAGCGGAGGTTCAAGACATTCTTACTAATCCTCCCAGTGAAGGTCGGTATCTTCGCCTGAAAGAAGAACTTATCCGGCGTCTCTCGCTGTCAGAAGAAAAGCGGGTTAGGCAACTTCTCATCGAGGAAGAGCTAGGAGAGCGAACTCCTTCACAATTCCTACGTCATCTTCGAAATTTGGCAGGTACTACCCAAGTCCAGGATAATCTACTTCGTACACTATGGCTACAGCGTCTTCCAGCAGCCGTCCAAGCAATTCTCCAAGTCCAACTGAACCTACCGCTGGACGAAGTCGCCAAGCTCGCGGACCGTATCATAGAGGTCTCTTCTCCGAGCGCCCCCGCCGGCATCTGCGCCGCTACTAGCACGCCGACCAACGATCCAATTGCATCGCTAACCAAACAGTTGCAGAACTTATCACAGCAATTTGCTGCTCTTCAACTAAGCTCCCGCTGCAATCATCGGAGATCTCGGTCCCGCGGCCGCTACTATACAGCCGACCACTCAAGATCCCCTGCACCTCGTTCCAGTTCAAGCTCCTCAGCAGTCCGAGTCTGTTGGTACCACCAAAAATTTGGGAAGAAGGCTCGACGTTGCACGACGCCCTGCTCTTACGAGGCGGAAAACACCAACGGCAGCTGCTAG